The following are encoded together in the Terriglobia bacterium genome:
- a CDS encoding nucleoside 2-deoxyribosyltransferase, whose protein sequence is MLFYLAGSIEYSPDLGKAWRAEIAPALKSLGHEVYDPAEDELKNLSAAEARTFRAWKTDDLPRFQATVRKIIAYDLDLIQDRCDAIVCYWDQHAGRGAGTQGELTFAHRLGIPVYLICGIPVEEISGWLLGCATEVFTSFDAFHEFARHTFAREVACEDVASIRGSLNRETLTRGSRG, encoded by the coding sequence ATGCTTTTCTATCTCGCAGGTTCCATCGAGTACTCGCCTGACCTGGGCAAAGCCTGGCGCGCGGAAATTGCTCCGGCGCTCAAGTCGCTGGGTCATGAAGTGTACGACCCTGCGGAAGACGAGCTGAAGAACCTGAGTGCCGCTGAGGCCCGGACTTTTCGCGCCTGGAAGACCGATGACTTGCCGCGTTTCCAGGCCACCGTCCGCAAGATTATTGCCTACGATCTTGACCTGATCCAGGACCGCTGTGACGCCATCGTCTGCTACTGGGACCAGCACGCCGGACGCGGCGCAGGCACCCAGGGCGAACTGACCTTCGCCCACCGGCTGGGAATTCCCGTGTATCTGATTTGTGGCATTCCGGTCGAGGAAATCAGCGGATGGCTCCTGGGCTGCGCCACGGAAGTGTTCACAAGCTTTGACGCCTTCCATGAATTTGCGCGGCACACGTTCGCACGGGAAGTCGCCTGCGAAGACGTAGCGTCAATCCGAGGAAGCCTGAATCGAGAAACTCTAACCAGAGGAAGCCGGGGATGA
- a CDS encoding ABC transporter permease: METLLQDIRFGLRMLVKNPTVTLVAALTLALGIGANTAIFSTLNGLFLRPLPVANADRLTVIAGQTVTAQGSGQDSGYELSYLDYRDVRAQATAFSDVLAYSLNLIAVDYENQAESILVSHVSDNYFSALGLKPAAGRLLYGAETEQRGHEPVIVLSYGYWKKRFSGDPGIVGKQVRMNGRSATVLGVAPEGFHGLYSVIDMQAYVPMGIRSLWSDNEDFWTKRDTRGLRVFGVLKPGVSMKEAQSSLDVVMGRLAQQYPENKNLSARIYPEKQARPEPDPSNGTMIAGAVFMGLAGVVLLLACTNVVNIVLVRSTARGREMAIRAALGAARTRLVRQMITESTLLTLLGGIGGMALGAWVSHMLGNIHIVVLGSPLLFDFPFDWRVFVCGIAAALITGVLVGVAPALRASRADMNQVLNEGSRGVVAGSNRSLLRNGLVVVQVACSLILLVVTGLFVRSARNAEHVYLGFEPSHVLNATFDTRTLSYDKVRARRFYRELEENLRRVPGVQSAAIASSVPMGVSSSSDHIYIEGHSSDRKESAPQVRYNAVGVHYFETMRVPLLRGRTFTEQDNDQAPRVAVVNEAMAHKFWPNEDAIGKRFSVEGPGGPFMEIVGLTKQGKYTGPAEDPTPFFYVPMEQGNELISTIQVRTAGDPESMGPELVRQIHALAPTLPIVDLQGMDSVLQGVNGLFLFRMATRFSGALGMVGLMLAMVGVYGVISYAAALRTHEIGVRMALGADRSSIMKMVLRQGFFLIGIGVAAGLVLAVLAGMAIKVMLVNVSPADPVTLAVASAFLCAVGLLASFIPARRAMNIEPLKALRQD, from the coding sequence ATGGAAACCCTGCTTCAAGACATACGTTTCGGTCTCCGCATGCTGGTGAAGAACCCCACGGTCACGCTGGTGGCGGCGCTAACTCTGGCGCTGGGCATCGGCGCGAACACCGCCATCTTCAGCACGCTGAACGGCCTTTTCCTCCGGCCACTGCCGGTGGCCAACGCCGACCGGCTCACGGTGATTGCGGGTCAGACCGTTACCGCGCAGGGCAGTGGCCAGGATTCCGGCTACGAACTCTCTTACCTGGACTACCGCGACGTCCGCGCGCAAGCCACCGCGTTTTCTGACGTGCTGGCTTACAGCCTGAATCTGATCGCCGTGGACTATGAGAACCAGGCCGAGTCCATCCTGGTCAGCCACGTGAGCGACAACTACTTCTCCGCTCTGGGACTCAAGCCGGCGGCGGGGCGGCTCCTCTACGGCGCGGAGACGGAACAGCGCGGCCACGAACCGGTCATCGTGCTGAGTTACGGATATTGGAAGAAACGGTTTAGCGGCGACCCCGGCATCGTCGGCAAGCAGGTCAGGATGAACGGGCGTTCCGCTACCGTGCTGGGCGTGGCTCCGGAAGGCTTCCATGGGCTTTATTCCGTGATTGACATGCAGGCCTACGTGCCCATGGGAATTCGCAGTCTCTGGAGCGACAACGAAGATTTCTGGACCAAACGCGACACGCGCGGTCTGAGAGTTTTCGGCGTGCTTAAGCCCGGCGTGAGCATGAAAGAAGCGCAAAGCTCACTGGACGTGGTGATGGGCCGCCTGGCGCAGCAGTATCCTGAGAATAAGAACCTCAGCGCCCGCATTTATCCGGAGAAGCAGGCCCGTCCGGAGCCCGATCCCTCCAACGGGACGATGATTGCCGGCGCGGTGTTCATGGGGCTGGCGGGCGTGGTGCTGCTGCTGGCTTGCACCAACGTGGTCAACATTGTGCTGGTCCGCTCCACTGCGCGCGGCCGGGAGATGGCCATTCGTGCCGCGCTGGGCGCCGCCCGCACCCGCCTTGTCCGGCAGATGATCACCGAAAGCACGTTGCTCACCTTGCTGGGCGGAATCGGGGGCATGGCGCTGGGCGCCTGGGTCAGCCACATGCTGGGCAACATCCACATTGTCGTTCTGGGCAGTCCGCTGCTGTTTGATTTCCCCTTTGACTGGCGCGTGTTTGTGTGCGGCATCGCCGCGGCGCTGATCACCGGAGTCCTAGTCGGCGTGGCCCCGGCGCTGCGCGCTTCACGCGCGGACATGAACCAGGTGCTCAATGAAGGCAGCCGCGGCGTGGTAGCCGGCTCCAACCGCTCCCTTCTCCGCAATGGTCTGGTAGTGGTCCAGGTCGCCTGTTCGTTGATCTTGCTTGTTGTGACCGGGCTTTTCGTGCGCAGCGCGCGCAATGCCGAGCATGTGTATCTGGGATTTGAGCCCAGCCATGTACTGAACGCCACTTTTGATACTCGTACTCTGAGTTACGACAAAGTGCGCGCACGGCGCTTTTACCGCGAGCTGGAAGAAAACCTGCGGCGCGTGCCCGGAGTGCAGTCGGCGGCGATTGCCTCCAGCGTTCCCATGGGCGTTTCCAGCAGCTCTGACCATATTTACATTGAAGGCCACTCATCGGACCGCAAGGAGTCAGCGCCCCAGGTCCGTTACAACGCCGTGGGCGTGCATTACTTTGAGACCATGCGCGTCCCTCTGCTGCGCGGGCGAACCTTCACCGAGCAGGACAATGACCAGGCGCCGCGCGTTGCCGTGGTGAATGAAGCCATGGCCCACAAGTTCTGGCCCAATGAGGACGCCATCGGCAAACGCTTCAGCGTGGAAGGCCCGGGTGGCCCGTTCATGGAAATCGTGGGATTGACCAAGCAGGGCAAATACACCGGCCCGGCGGAAGATCCCACGCCGTTTTTCTACGTGCCGATGGAACAGGGGAACGAGCTGATTAGCACGATCCAGGTGCGGACCGCGGGTGATCCTGAATCCATGGGACCGGAACTGGTCCGGCAGATTCATGCGTTGGCGCCCACGCTGCCCATTGTTGACCTGCAGGGCATGGATAGCGTCCTGCAAGGGGTGAATGGATTGTTCCTGTTCCGCATGGCCACACGCTTCTCCGGCGCGCTGGGGATGGTCGGGCTGATGTTGGCGATGGTGGGCGTGTACGGAGTAATTTCGTACGCTGCGGCGTTGCGCACGCATGAAATTGGCGTCCGCATGGCGCTGGGCGCTGACCGCAGCAGCATCATGAAGATGGTGCTGCGCCAAGGATTCTTCCTGATTGGCATTGGCGTGGCCGCTGGCTTGGTCTTGGCCGTGCTTGCGGGAATGGCCATCAAGGTCATGCTGGTGAATGTGAGCCCGGCCGATCCGGTGACGCTGGCTGTGGCGTCGGCTTTCTTGTGCGCTGTTGGACTGCTGGCGTCGTTCATCCCGGCACGGCGCGCGATGAACATTGAGCCGCTGAAGGCGCTGCGGCAGGACTGA
- a CDS encoding DUF5677 domain-containing protein: MATRELSPNHKREMKRLIRNTRAYFNKTRFYARGHFFLDKVVLAHVSKGLSVAEAVMCLIDAGFPEEAFGLSRTMVEVALNLRFITNKYSERRAKRFVDYIARWKTELMRRTLKHIYIVDSTGKKIPRYTKPQLRKLITDYKKLVRLARKYPKRVTSWAGRGGVWMMANEPDTYETLEGVPFKWEFDYDWIYFWTSQYVHGTVVSLDSHAVMPLEPFLMTAAPKRGKHTAGLAAFNAGIYLNKILVMAFRALGRPFHPGIAEPLGNLLTDMSKRAATS; this comes from the coding sequence ATGGCGACGAGAGAACTTAGCCCCAACCACAAACGCGAAATGAAACGCCTCATCCGCAACACTCGGGCTTACTTCAACAAAACAAGATTTTACGCGCGCGGTCATTTCTTTCTCGACAAAGTGGTGCTGGCTCACGTCTCGAAAGGTCTCAGTGTAGCCGAAGCTGTCATGTGTCTCATTGATGCAGGTTTCCCGGAAGAAGCATTTGGCCTTTCGAGAACGATGGTAGAAGTTGCATTGAATTTGCGTTTCATCACAAACAAATACTCAGAAAGACGTGCAAAGAGATTCGTTGACTATATCGCCCGATGGAAAACGGAGCTGATGCGCAGAACGCTGAAACATATTTACATCGTGGATAGCACAGGCAAAAAAATACCGCGATACACCAAACCCCAGTTGCGAAAACTGATCACAGACTATAAGAAACTTGTGAGACTCGCGCGCAAATATCCTAAGCGTGTCACGTCTTGGGCGGGAAGAGGGGGTGTGTGGATGATGGCGAATGAACCGGATACCTACGAGACGTTGGAGGGTGTGCCATTCAAGTGGGAGTTCGATTACGACTGGATTTACTTTTGGACTTCCCAATATGTACACGGAACCGTGGTCAGTCTTGACAGTCATGCTGTGATGCCACTCGAGCCTTTTCTGATGACCGCAGCCCCAAAGCGTGGAAAACATACGGCAGGATTAGCGGCATTCAATGCTGGGATCTACCTGAACAAGATTCTGGTTATGGCGTTCCGTGCGCTTGGTCGTCCGTTTCATCCGGGTATAGCCGAGCCTTTAGGAAACCTGCTTACGGACATGAGTAAACGGGCGGCAACTTCATAG